One genomic region from Cellulomonas hominis encodes:
- a CDS encoding SDR family oxidoreductase translates to MALRVLLVGGTGIISSACTRLAVERGLDVTLLNRGSSPARPVPDGVEVLHADVRDPASVRAALGEREFDAVVDWVAFTPRHVATDVELFAGRTGQYVFISSASAYQTPPERLPVTESTPLRNPHWQYSRDKIACEDLLVRAYRDSGFPVTIVRPSHTYDRTSVPLDGGWTAVERMRQGREVVVHGDGTSLWTLTHHEDFARGFVPLLGHPRTLGEAFHITSDDVLTWNQVVRALAAAAGVEPRVVHVPSDAIAAADPEWGAGLLGDKAHSMVFDTTKLRTLVPDFRTTVTFEEGARQIVAWHDADPARRVVDARLDAVMDDLVARFRVR, encoded by the coding sequence ATGGCCCTTCGCGTCCTCCTCGTCGGCGGCACCGGCATCATCAGCTCCGCATGCACCCGTCTGGCCGTCGAGCGCGGCCTCGACGTCACCCTCCTGAACCGCGGGTCCAGCCCCGCCCGTCCGGTCCCGGACGGCGTCGAGGTGCTCCACGCCGACGTCCGCGACCCGGCCTCCGTCCGCGCCGCCCTCGGCGAGCGCGAGTTCGACGCCGTCGTCGACTGGGTGGCCTTCACGCCCCGGCACGTCGCCACCGACGTCGAGCTGTTCGCGGGCCGGACCGGGCAGTACGTGTTCATCAGCTCCGCGTCGGCGTACCAGACCCCGCCCGAGCGGCTGCCCGTCACGGAGTCGACCCCGCTGCGCAACCCGCACTGGCAGTACTCCCGGGACAAGATCGCCTGCGAGGACCTGCTGGTGCGCGCGTACCGCGACTCCGGCTTCCCGGTGACGATCGTCCGCCCGTCGCACACCTACGACCGCACCTCCGTCCCGCTGGACGGCGGCTGGACCGCGGTCGAGCGGATGCGGCAGGGCCGGGAGGTCGTCGTGCACGGCGACGGCACCTCGCTGTGGACGCTCACCCACCACGAGGACTTCGCACGCGGGTTCGTGCCGCTGCTCGGCCACCCGCGCACGCTCGGGGAGGCGTTCCACATCACCTCCGACGACGTGCTGACCTGGAACCAGGTGGTGCGCGCCCTGGCCGCGGCCGCGGGCGTCGAGCCGCGGGTCGTGCACGTGCCGTCGGACGCCATCGCGGCGGCCGACCCCGAGTGGGGCGCCGGGCTGCTCGGCGACAAGGCGCACTCGATGGTGTTCGACACGACGAAGCTGCGGACGCTGGTCCCGGACTTCCGGACGACGGTCACGTTCGAGGAGGGCGCGCGGCAGATCGTCGCCTGGCACGACGCCGACCCGGCGCGCCGCGTGGTGGACGCGCGGCTCGACGCGGTGATGGACGACCTGGTGGCGCGGTTCCGCGTGCGGTGA
- a CDS encoding glycoside hydrolase family 36 protein, with translation MVVSTPTALPLHPPGAADPVRPDWARPAGDVEETFLRSARVSLLHGAGDGTVYRHGQNSWSPTGWRRMSDAPLRVANPVRRQTADDASWDDPARHHSSWLIAVDRGADVLLLGCLEGETPRLHADRDVLAAWTETGREALWVLLVGPERDVFARYRDLLADRWGVLPAHPGTVWSSWYSLYETVSRADLDRIVPQLPALGFDTVQLDDGWEEVVGDWHPNGKFAAGMADTAASIRDRGMRPGLWIAPFIALPSSRTAQRHAAMLLRDADGAPVAAGTNWGSPYWTFDFTRADARELLAETIGRAVHDWGFTYLKLDFVNAGAVAGARGADVDREAAYRLAVETVREAAGPDAYLLGSGAPVFPSLGVLNAVRTGPDVAPMWDNYATDDPSDATARNALTNAVHRLWLRGLIGLDPDAAYFRRRRNLLGDEQMQWLRDCATLSGFKAVSDPPEWVEPADLDALRAFLAEDPATEQVDRYRWRVGDRLVDFRPAVEGEAGHYPL, from the coding sequence ATGGTTGTCAGCACGCCGACCGCTCTCCCGCTGCACCCGCCCGGTGCCGCCGACCCGGTCCGCCCGGACTGGGCCCGGCCCGCCGGCGACGTCGAGGAGACGTTCCTGCGGTCAGCGCGCGTGTCGCTGCTGCACGGCGCCGGCGACGGCACCGTGTACCGGCACGGCCAGAACTCCTGGTCGCCGACCGGGTGGCGCCGGATGTCCGACGCGCCGCTGCGGGTGGCGAACCCCGTGCGCCGGCAGACGGCCGACGACGCGTCGTGGGACGACCCGGCGCGGCACCACTCCTCCTGGCTGATCGCCGTCGACCGCGGGGCCGACGTGCTGCTGCTCGGCTGCCTGGAGGGCGAGACCCCGCGGCTGCACGCCGACCGGGACGTGCTCGCGGCCTGGACCGAGACCGGCCGGGAGGCGCTGTGGGTGCTGCTCGTCGGCCCCGAGCGCGACGTGTTCGCGCGGTACCGCGACCTGCTCGCGGACCGCTGGGGCGTGCTGCCCGCGCACCCCGGCACGGTGTGGTCCTCCTGGTACTCCCTGTACGAGACGGTGTCCCGCGCGGACCTCGACCGGATCGTGCCGCAGCTGCCCGCGCTGGGCTTCGACACCGTGCAGCTCGACGACGGGTGGGAGGAGGTCGTCGGGGACTGGCACCCCAACGGGAAGTTCGCGGCGGGGATGGCGGACACCGCGGCGTCGATCCGCGACCGCGGGATGCGGCCCGGGCTGTGGATCGCCCCGTTCATCGCCCTGCCGTCGTCGCGCACCGCGCAGCGGCACGCGGCGATGCTGCTGCGGGACGCCGACGGCGCCCCGGTGGCGGCGGGCACGAACTGGGGCAGCCCGTACTGGACGTTCGACTTCACCCGGGCGGACGCCCGGGAGCTGCTGGCCGAGACCATCGGCCGGGCGGTGCACGACTGGGGCTTCACGTACCTCAAGCTCGACTTCGTCAACGCCGGCGCAGTGGCGGGGGCGCGCGGCGCCGACGTCGACCGCGAGGCCGCCTACCGGCTGGCGGTCGAGACCGTCCGGGAGGCCGCCGGGCCCGACGCGTACCTGCTCGGCTCGGGCGCGCCGGTGTTCCCCTCCCTGGGCGTGCTGAACGCGGTGCGCACCGGCCCTGACGTCGCGCCGATGTGGGACAACTACGCCACCGACGACCCGTCCGACGCCACCGCCCGGAACGCCCTCACGAACGCGGTGCACCGGCTGTGGCTGCGCGGGCTGATCGGCCTGGACCCGGACGCGGCGTACTTCCGGCGGCGGCGGAACCTGCTCGGGGACGAGCAGATGCAGTGGCTGCGGGACTGCGCGACGCTCTCGGGCTTCAAGGCGGTGTCCGACCCGCCCGAGTGGGTCGAGCCCGCGGACCTGGACGCCCTGCGCGCGTTCCTCGCCGAGGACCCGGCGACCGAGCAGGTCGACCGGTACCGGTGGCGGGTCGGGGACCGGCTGGTGGACTTCCGGCCGGCCGTCGAGGGCGAGGCGGGGCACTACCCGCTCTGA
- a CDS encoding WXG100 family type VII secretion target encodes MTALTLEVVRGWRPGALADAAAGVEEARATVEAQVQAAKATMARLAERWEGEAAQAAAERIARESATGFELADALESARSALQAGAADLGSARDALLATVESVRSAGFTVADDGRVTAPTLPPVLTEVGDPTGAGARRDAEQRALNEQAADHAAQITAALEQVAATDVQVAGTLSAVPVPQTLSSAVDAYLQRAIDSGDVVGALGAVGAGGVALAQVIKKFVGTATKGTTYLNYLRAAFAPITDYQTMLRNFDAADNALAAFKNGPANGGVLRFVMGSRAAGLVGKAFLPVTIATGAVDVVTGGGYEGARGWATRGFALGGVAGAGTLLLAGSALGPVGVAVAGGAVLAYGAWSLGNMIWDNREAIGDFVSSAAGHVADAASTAWNATTGAVSDAVDWAGDTVRDAGENLRDLGKGALDVLSFGLL; translated from the coding sequence GTGACCGCGCTGACCCTCGAGGTGGTCCGCGGCTGGCGCCCGGGGGCGCTCGCGGACGCCGCCGCGGGCGTCGAGGAGGCCCGCGCCACGGTCGAGGCGCAGGTCCAGGCCGCGAAGGCGACGATGGCCCGCCTCGCCGAGCGCTGGGAGGGCGAGGCCGCCCAGGCCGCCGCGGAGCGGATCGCGCGCGAGTCGGCGACCGGGTTCGAGCTCGCGGACGCCCTGGAGTCCGCCCGCTCCGCGCTGCAGGCGGGGGCAGCCGACCTCGGCAGCGCCCGGGACGCGCTGCTCGCGACCGTCGAGAGCGTGCGGTCCGCGGGCTTCACCGTGGCCGACGACGGCCGGGTCACCGCGCCGACGCTCCCGCCGGTGCTGACCGAGGTCGGCGACCCCACGGGCGCCGGCGCGCGCCGGGACGCCGAGCAGCGCGCGCTCAACGAGCAGGCGGCCGACCACGCCGCGCAGATCACGGCCGCGCTGGAGCAGGTCGCCGCGACGGACGTGCAGGTCGCGGGCACGCTGTCGGCGGTGCCCGTCCCGCAGACGCTCTCCTCGGCGGTCGACGCCTACCTCCAGCGGGCGATCGACTCCGGCGACGTCGTCGGTGCCCTGGGGGCCGTCGGCGCGGGCGGGGTCGCGCTGGCGCAGGTCATCAAGAAGTTCGTCGGGACGGCCACCAAGGGCACGACGTACCTGAACTACCTGCGGGCGGCCTTCGCGCCGATCACGGACTACCAGACGATGCTCCGGAACTTCGACGCCGCGGACAACGCGCTCGCCGCGTTCAAGAACGGGCCGGCGAACGGCGGCGTCCTGCGCTTCGTCATGGGCAGCCGGGCGGCGGGGCTGGTCGGCAAGGCGTTCCTGCCGGTCACCATCGCGACCGGCGCGGTCGACGTGGTGACCGGCGGCGGGTACGAGGGCGCCCGCGGCTGGGCGACCCGCGGGTTCGCGCTCGGCGGCGTGGCCGGCGCGGGGACGCTCCTGCTCGCGGGCAGCGCGCTCGGGCCGGTCGGGGTGGCTGTCGCGGGCGGCGCGGTCCTCGCCTACGGCGCGTGGAGCCTCGGCAACATGATCTGGGACAACCGCGAGGCCATCGGCGACTTCGTCTCCTCCGCCGCCGGGCACGTGGCCGACGCGGCGAGCACGGCGTGGAACGCGACGACGGGCGCCGTGTCGGACGCGGTCGACTGGGCCGGGGACACCGTGCGCGACGCGGGGGAGAACCTCCGCGACCTGGGCAAGGGCGCACTCGACGTGCTGTCCTTCGGACTGCTGTGA
- a CDS encoding ABC transporter substrate-binding protein, protein MKRTTAVALLATASVLALSACSSAGGDDAAGGEVTLDYWLWDDTQLPLYQGCADAFHEANPEITVKLTQTGWAQYWQNLSTQITAGTAPDVFTNQISYFLQFVETNQLLDLTDRVEASDIDFADFKEGLADRWVYEGKRYGLPKDWDTVAYLYDVPAAEAAGYSAGDVAALTWNPQDGGTFGEFVKALTLDSAGRTGLDPAFDKGSVVRYGYYPEWGDGATGQNGWGNFAHSNGFTYSDEDVAPTTFNFDSAPLVETMTWIQQMIDGGYMPAFDSQSTLGTEAVMTSGTAASTIAGSWMASTYVGPDATVDLAFAPVPEGPEGRTAATNGLSDVIWSGTKHPDEAYRWVEYLASAECQDAVGSAGLIFPARSSGTDAAMAAREEAGIDSTAFVSVADDGETFMLPAFNRAAEVNTAVQDAMQAIAQGADPQQRLTEANDAVEALFQ, encoded by the coding sequence ATGAAGAGGACCACCGCCGTCGCGCTCCTGGCGACAGCATCGGTGCTGGCGCTGAGCGCGTGCTCCTCCGCGGGCGGCGACGACGCCGCCGGCGGCGAGGTCACGCTCGACTACTGGCTCTGGGACGACACGCAGCTGCCGCTGTACCAGGGCTGCGCCGACGCGTTCCACGAGGCGAACCCCGAGATCACCGTGAAGCTCACGCAGACCGGGTGGGCGCAGTACTGGCAGAACCTCAGCACGCAGATCACGGCGGGCACCGCGCCCGACGTGTTCACCAACCAGATCTCGTACTTCCTGCAGTTCGTCGAGACGAACCAGCTGCTCGACCTCACGGACCGGGTCGAGGCGTCGGACATCGACTTCGCCGACTTCAAGGAGGGCCTCGCGGACCGCTGGGTGTACGAGGGCAAGCGCTACGGCCTGCCGAAGGACTGGGACACCGTCGCGTACCTGTACGACGTGCCGGCGGCCGAGGCCGCGGGGTACTCCGCCGGGGACGTGGCCGCGCTGACCTGGAACCCGCAGGACGGCGGCACGTTCGGGGAGTTCGTCAAGGCCCTGACGCTGGACTCCGCGGGCCGCACCGGGCTGGACCCGGCCTTCGACAAGGGCAGCGTCGTCCGGTACGGCTACTACCCCGAGTGGGGCGACGGGGCGACGGGCCAGAACGGCTGGGGCAACTTCGCGCACTCGAACGGCTTCACGTACAGCGACGAGGACGTCGCCCCGACGACGTTCAACTTCGACTCGGCGCCGCTGGTCGAGACCATGACGTGGATCCAGCAGATGATCGACGGCGGCTACATGCCGGCGTTCGACTCGCAGTCCACCCTCGGCACCGAGGCCGTCATGACCAGCGGGACCGCGGCGTCGACGATCGCCGGGTCCTGGATGGCGTCCACGTACGTCGGCCCGGACGCCACGGTCGACCTCGCGTTCGCGCCGGTGCCGGAGGGCCCCGAGGGTCGCACGGCCGCCACGAACGGCCTGTCGGACGTGATCTGGTCGGGCACGAAGCATCCCGACGAGGCGTACCGCTGGGTCGAGTACCTGGCCTCCGCCGAGTGCCAGGACGCGGTCGGCAGCGCCGGCCTGATCTTCCCGGCGCGCAGCTCCGGCACGGACGCGGCCATGGCGGCGCGCGAGGAGGCCGGCATCGACTCCACCGCCTTCGTGTCCGTGGCGGACGACGGCGAGACGTTCATGCTCCCGGCCTTCAACCGCGCCGCGGAGGTGAACACGGCCGTCCAGGACGCGATGCAGGCGATCGCGCAGGGCGCCGACCCGCAGCAGCGGCTGACCGAGGCGAACGACGCCGTCGAGGCCCTGTTCCAGTAA
- a CDS encoding glycosyltransferase family 2 protein — translation MPRARTTHVPQLSVGVPVYNGALFLEEALTALRDQDLEDIEVVVSDNGSTDASPKIAQKFADADPRFRLVRSAVNQGVARNFNRTLALARAPLFMWHAADDRVGPGHLAACRDALAAHPRSDIAFPLVTLIDAAGDPVGRMDDEGLTFTGLSPSARVDVLLRRSVYQSIAWGGVHRTERLRALGGHPRFFGGDIVLAIRSALRGEWVVIPEQHFFCRRHDNQNSKAVGADPTVQVRSYDPSFRRPVAFPQWYLTFRMLTEAASAPVPAVERVRATGAVVRRWVVPEWRMLPYDVKRNLIRLRTGTYRGAFSSSSGYWV, via the coding sequence ATGCCCCGTGCCCGAACCACGCACGTCCCGCAGCTGTCGGTCGGCGTGCCCGTGTACAACGGCGCCCTGTTCCTCGAGGAGGCCCTGACCGCGCTCCGCGACCAGGACCTCGAGGACATCGAGGTCGTCGTGTCGGACAACGGCTCGACCGACGCGAGCCCCAAGATCGCGCAGAAGTTCGCCGACGCCGATCCGCGGTTCCGGCTGGTGCGCTCCGCGGTGAACCAGGGCGTGGCGCGGAACTTCAACCGCACGCTGGCGCTCGCCCGCGCCCCGCTGTTCATGTGGCACGCCGCGGACGACCGCGTGGGTCCGGGCCACCTCGCCGCCTGCCGGGACGCCCTCGCCGCCCATCCCCGGTCCGACATCGCGTTCCCGCTGGTCACGCTCATCGACGCGGCGGGCGACCCGGTCGGCCGGATGGACGACGAGGGGCTGACCTTCACCGGCCTCTCGCCGTCGGCGCGCGTCGACGTGCTGCTGCGCCGGTCGGTGTACCAGTCGATCGCGTGGGGCGGCGTGCACCGCACGGAGCGGCTGCGCGCGCTCGGCGGCCACCCGCGGTTCTTCGGCGGGGACATCGTGCTGGCCATCCGGTCCGCGCTGCGCGGCGAGTGGGTCGTGATCCCGGAGCAGCACTTCTTCTGCCGCCGGCACGACAACCAGAACAGCAAGGCCGTCGGCGCCGACCCGACCGTGCAGGTCCGCAGCTACGACCCGTCGTTCCGCCGGCCGGTCGCGTTCCCGCAGTGGTACCTGACGTTCCGGATGCTCACCGAGGCGGCCTCGGCGCCCGTCCCCGCGGTCGAGCGCGTGCGGGCGACGGGCGCCGTGGTCCGCCGGTGGGTGGTCCCCGAGTGGCGGATGCTGCCCTACGACGTGAAGCGGAACCTGATCCGGCTGCGCACCGGGACGTACCGGGGCGCGTTCTCGTCCTCGTCGGGCTACTGGGTCTGA
- a CDS encoding carbohydrate ABC transporter permease → MTAPAAPRPARAGRRRAVRPGRAAAWVVVGAVVLATVFPFYWMVRTALTPAAGLIGDASRLWPTDPTLINFQRVLGLTSIEEAVAAGGTGATIDFARYTVNSVLYAGSVAVLQTLSCAAAAYALARLRFRGRDALFAVILAGLMIPGIFTLLPNFALMRQAGLLNTMVGLVAPAILTSPFAIFFLRQFFLSLPREVEEAAMIDGVGALGRFWRIALPMSRGPIATMMLITLVGMWKDYLWPLVAGNSEGTRVLTVALGVFQQQSPNTSPDWTGLMAGSTLSVIPVLLILVFLGKQLVQSLNFSGGK, encoded by the coding sequence ATGACCGCGCCCGCAGCGCCGCGCCCCGCCCGTGCCGGCCGCCGCCGGGCCGTCCGCCCCGGCCGCGCCGCCGCCTGGGTCGTCGTCGGCGCCGTCGTCCTGGCCACGGTGTTCCCGTTCTACTGGATGGTCCGCACCGCGCTCACCCCGGCCGCCGGCCTGATCGGGGACGCGAGCCGCCTGTGGCCGACCGACCCCACGCTGATCAACTTCCAGCGCGTGCTGGGCCTGACCAGCATCGAGGAGGCCGTCGCCGCGGGTGGCACGGGCGCGACGATCGACTTCGCCCGGTACACCGTGAACTCGGTCCTGTACGCCGGGTCGGTCGCCGTGCTCCAGACCCTGTCCTGCGCGGCCGCCGCCTACGCCCTCGCGCGGCTGCGGTTCCGCGGCCGGGACGCGCTGTTCGCGGTGATCCTGGCCGGCCTCATGATCCCGGGGATCTTCACGCTGCTGCCGAACTTCGCGCTGATGCGCCAGGCCGGTCTGCTCAACACCATGGTCGGCCTGGTGGCCCCGGCCATCCTCACCAGCCCCTTCGCGATCTTCTTCCTCCGGCAGTTCTTCCTGTCCCTGCCGCGGGAGGTGGAGGAGGCCGCGATGATCGACGGCGTCGGCGCGCTGGGCCGGTTCTGGCGGATCGCGCTGCCGATGAGCCGCGGGCCGATCGCCACGATGATGCTGATCACGCTCGTGGGGATGTGGAAGGACTACCTGTGGCCGCTGGTCGCGGGGAACTCCGAGGGCACCCGCGTGCTCACCGTCGCGCTGGGCGTGTTCCAGCAGCAGTCGCCGAACACGTCGCCGGACTGGACGGGTCTGATGGCCGGCTCGACGCTCTCCGTCATCCCCGTGCTGCTGATCCTCGTGTTCCTGGGGAAGCAGCTCGTGCAGTCCCTCAACTTCTCGGGCGGCAAGTAG
- a CDS encoding carbohydrate ABC transporter permease, translated as MSRVTAVDAQARRPISDDPPPGAGASRSRVRRREAWAAAVLLLPALLGFAVFYLYPTVRGAWYSVTDFNLLNEPSFVGADNFREVLDDPQVWASLRITAVFAVVNIVVVMVLALVLAALMQRLQLRTWVRSLLLLPWLVPNVAIALIWGWLLDANVGFLKNLLDSIGIHGVTFYNSGAALWIVVAISVWSGLGYTALLLYAGMLQVPGELYEAGALDGAGETRMFARITLPLIRPVLALVVVVSLIGSFQVFDLVQVGYGNNPIPEVRVIYYYIYQQAFAFYRMGYASAVSLILVVILGALTFAQMRLMRANRSDLS; from the coding sequence ATGTCGAGAGTGACCGCGGTCGACGCGCAGGCGCGCCGGCCGATCAGCGACGACCCGCCGCCCGGCGCCGGCGCGTCCCGGTCGCGGGTCCGGCGCAGGGAGGCGTGGGCCGCCGCGGTGCTGCTGCTGCCGGCGCTGCTGGGGTTCGCGGTGTTCTACCTGTACCCGACCGTCCGGGGCGCCTGGTACTCGGTGACGGACTTCAACCTGCTGAACGAGCCGTCCTTCGTCGGCGCCGACAACTTCCGCGAGGTGCTGGACGACCCGCAGGTGTGGGCGTCGCTGCGGATCACGGCCGTGTTCGCCGTCGTGAACATCGTCGTCGTCATGGTGCTGGCGCTCGTGCTCGCCGCCCTGATGCAGCGGCTCCAGCTGCGGACCTGGGTGCGCTCGCTGCTCCTGCTGCCCTGGCTGGTGCCGAACGTGGCCATCGCGCTGATCTGGGGCTGGCTGCTCGACGCGAACGTCGGGTTCCTCAAGAACCTGCTCGACTCGATCGGCATCCACGGCGTGACGTTCTACAACTCGGGCGCCGCGCTGTGGATCGTCGTCGCGATCTCCGTCTGGTCCGGCCTCGGGTACACCGCGCTGCTGCTGTACGCCGGGATGCTGCAGGTCCCCGGCGAGCTCTACGAGGCCGGCGCGCTGGACGGCGCGGGGGAGACCCGGATGTTCGCCCGGATCACGCTGCCGCTGATCCGCCCGGTGCTCGCGCTGGTGGTCGTGGTCTCGCTGATCGGCTCGTTCCAGGTGTTCGACCTGGTGCAGGTCGGCTACGGGAACAACCCGATCCCCGAGGTCCGGGTCATCTACTACTACATCTACCAGCAGGCCTTCGCGTTCTACCGGATGGGCTACGCCTCGGCGGTCTCGCTGATCCTCGTCGTGATCCTCGGCGCCCTCACCTTCGCCCAGATGCGTCTCATGCGCGCGAACCGATCGGACCTGTCATGA